A portion of the Staphylococcus felis genome contains these proteins:
- the mqo gene encoding malate dehydrogenase (quinone): MKHLHNKTDVVLIGGGIMSATLGVLLKELQPEWDINVFERLDACAKESSNVWNNAGTGHSALCELNYTSEQADGSMDITKAIRINEQFQVSKQFWSYLVKTGKLPQPEAFIHAVPHMSFVSGESNVKFLEARVKALRENVLFEGMDITDNKETLRQWIPLIMEGRKDDDEAIAATRDESGTDVNFGALTQQLLAQLESQGGSLYYEHEVKNLSQNKDGSWTIKIRNLKEDKTFTVESKFVFIGAGGASLPLLQKTGLPESKHIGGFPVSGLFLVCQNQDVIQKHKAKVYGKAEVGAPPMSVPHLDTRYIDGERSLLFGPFAGFSPKFLKTGSYLDLFKSIKPNNLTTMLAAGVKEIDLTKYLVSQLLLSNEERMDDLRKFVPEAKDEDWKVVVAGQRVQVIKDVKGKGKGTLQFGTEVITSQDGSLAALLGASPGASTAVAVMLDILERAFPKQFSSWEHKVKEMIPSYGVKLTDEVALFKKLNKEIAQNLKLNTDGTLLS, encoded by the coding sequence ATGAAGCATTTACATAACAAGACAGATGTTGTACTTATCGGCGGTGGCATCATGAGTGCAACATTAGGCGTATTATTAAAAGAGTTACAACCAGAATGGGATATTAATGTATTTGAACGTTTAGATGCATGTGCAAAGGAAAGCTCAAACGTTTGGAATAATGCTGGAACAGGTCACTCAGCATTATGTGAATTGAACTATACAAGTGAGCAGGCAGATGGTTCAATGGATATTACTAAAGCAATCCGAATTAATGAGCAATTCCAAGTTTCTAAACAGTTCTGGTCTTATTTAGTCAAAACAGGAAAATTACCACAGCCTGAAGCGTTTATTCATGCTGTTCCGCATATGAGTTTTGTGTCAGGAGAGTCGAACGTTAAATTTTTAGAAGCACGTGTTAAAGCTTTACGTGAAAATGTCTTATTTGAAGGTATGGATATTACCGATAATAAAGAAACGTTACGACAATGGATTCCATTGATAATGGAAGGGCGAAAAGATGATGATGAAGCTATTGCAGCAACACGTGATGAATCGGGAACAGATGTTAACTTTGGTGCATTAACACAACAGCTATTAGCACAACTTGAGTCTCAAGGAGGTTCTCTATATTACGAGCACGAAGTTAAAAATTTATCTCAAAATAAAGATGGATCTTGGACAATCAAGATTCGTAATCTTAAAGAAGACAAAACTTTTACAGTAGAGAGCAAATTTGTATTTATAGGTGCAGGTGGTGCAAGTTTACCACTACTGCAAAAGACTGGATTGCCTGAGTCTAAGCATATTGGTGGTTTTCCAGTAAGTGGGTTATTTTTAGTATGTCAAAATCAAGACGTCATTCAAAAACATAAAGCGAAAGTATACGGAAAAGCAGAAGTGGGTGCACCACCTATGTCAGTTCCGCATTTAGACACAAGGTATATCGACGGTGAACGCTCACTATTATTCGGACCCTTTGCAGGATTTTCACCTAAATTCTTAAAAACAGGTTCATATTTAGATTTATTTAAATCAATTAAGCCTAATAATTTAACGACAATGTTAGCAGCGGGTGTTAAAGAAATAGATTTAACGAAATATTTAGTTTCGCAATTGCTATTGTCTAACGAAGAGCGAATGGATGATTTACGAAAGTTTGTACCTGAAGCAAAGGATGAAGACTGGAAAGTAGTTGTTGCGGGTCAACGTGTACAAGTGATTAAAGATGTAAAAGGTAAAGGTAAGGGCACACTTCAATTTGGCACAGAGGTCATTACATCTCAAGATGGTTCATTAGCGGCATTACTTGGCGCATCACCAGGTGCGTCAACGGCAGTAGCAGTTATGTTAGACATTTTAGAGCGTGCTTTCCCAAAACAATTTTCTTCATGGGAACATAAAGTTAAAGAGATGATTCCTTCATACGGTGTTAAACTTACAGATGAAGTGGCATTATTCAAAAAATTGAATAAAGAAATTGCACAAAATTTAAAACTTAATACAGATGGAACATTGTTAAGTTGA